The proteins below are encoded in one region of Betaproteobacteria bacterium:
- the hlyD gene encoding secretion protein HlyD: MKHRLIVVAIVLALALTAAVLTRGFGLWARDEPAVLTLYGNVDIRSVDLGFRIGGRIAQMPVEEGARVDQGAVLARLDTQPLNDALNAAEAQVLAAAAELRKRRNGNRPQDIAQSQAVVAERRAALAKAGEEHERRAQLVKTGAVSQAVFETSQAQYLAAQAQLEAALQALSLQRAGARAEDIDAAAAQHAGAIARRDKAHTDLADATLLAPSAGIILTRAREPGAIVQPGATVFTLTIDRPMRIRAYIGEPDLGRISPGMTVEVRSDGNPKIYPGSIGFISPTAEFTPKSVQTEDLRTDLVYRLRIIVTEPDDALRQGQPVTIGVPDARPAAGR; this comes from the coding sequence ATGAAGCACCGCCTGATCGTCGTGGCCATCGTGCTCGCATTGGCGCTGACCGCGGCCGTACTCACCCGCGGCTTCGGTCTGTGGGCGCGCGATGAGCCGGCCGTGCTCACGCTGTACGGCAACGTCGACATCCGCTCGGTGGACCTGGGCTTTCGCATCGGCGGACGGATCGCGCAGATGCCCGTCGAGGAGGGCGCCAGGGTGGACCAAGGCGCCGTCCTCGCGCGCCTCGATACGCAGCCGCTGAACGATGCGCTCAACGCCGCCGAGGCGCAGGTTCTGGCGGCAGCCGCGGAACTGCGCAAGCGCCGCAACGGCAACCGTCCGCAGGACATCGCGCAGTCACAGGCCGTCGTTGCCGAGCGCCGTGCTGCGCTCGCGAAGGCCGGCGAGGAGCACGAGCGCCGTGCGCAGCTGGTCAAGACCGGCGCGGTGAGCCAGGCCGTGTTCGAAACGAGCCAGGCGCAATATCTCGCCGCCCAGGCCCAGCTCGAAGCTGCGCTGCAGGCCCTCTCGCTGCAGCGCGCGGGCGCGCGGGCCGAGGACATCGACGCAGCCGCCGCGCAGCACGCGGGCGCCATCGCCCGCCGCGACAAGGCGCACACCGACCTCGCGGACGCCACGCTGCTTGCCCCGTCGGCGGGCATCATTCTCACCCGCGCGCGCGAGCCGGGCGCGATCGTGCAGCCGGGCGCGACGGTATTCACGCTCACGATCGACCGGCCGATGCGCATCCGCGCCTATATCGGCGAGCCCGATCTGGGCCGCATCTCTCCCGGGATGACGGTCGAGGTGAGAAGCGACGGCAATCCGAAGATCTATCCCGGCAGCATCGGCTTCATTTCGCCGACGGCGGAGTTCACGCCGAAGTCGGTACAGACCGAGGACCTTCGCACCGACCTGGTCTATCGCCTGCGGATCATCGTGACCGAGCCCGACGACGCGCTGCGCCAGGGGCAGCCGGTCACCATCGGCGTTCCGGATGCACGTCCCGCCGCAGGGCGTTGA
- a CDS encoding DUF1956 domain-containing protein: MFVRTNYNAAMRSELPRSVNERLLETAIEQFGRKGREAASTRLIATAAGTAMSSITYHYGGKEGLYLAAARHIAKEQMEAGLAGALEKAALAPDATPTQALEGIYALAEGMLAMLLDPRCAAWARFIVREQMEPTAAFEILYEAVIEKVAGRLVGLIERVGQGRWSAEEARLKAVTLFGQILVFRVACETVARVTGWKEIDSERAARIALVVRANCRAILETDTSEEDG; encoded by the coding sequence ATGTTCGTTCGAACGAACTATAACGCCGCCATGCGTTCCGAGCTCCCGAGATCGGTCAACGAGCGGCTCCTGGAAACGGCCATCGAGCAGTTCGGCCGCAAGGGGCGCGAAGCGGCGAGCACCCGCTTGATCGCCACTGCGGCCGGCACGGCAATGTCGTCGATCACCTATCACTACGGCGGCAAGGAAGGCCTGTACCTCGCCGCCGCACGCCATATCGCCAAGGAACAGATGGAGGCGGGCTTGGCCGGCGCCCTGGAGAAGGCCGCCCTGGCGCCGGATGCCACGCCCACGCAGGCACTCGAGGGCATCTACGCCCTTGCCGAAGGCATGCTCGCGATGCTGCTCGACCCGCGCTGCGCCGCCTGGGCGCGCTTTATCGTGCGCGAGCAGATGGAGCCGACCGCGGCCTTCGAAATCCTCTACGAGGCCGTGATCGAGAAGGTCGCGGGCCGCCTGGTCGGTCTCATCGAACGTGTCGGCCAGGGGCGCTGGAGCGCGGAAGAAGCACGGCTCAAGGCGGTGACGCTGTTCGGCCAGATTCTCGTCTTTCGCGTCGCCTGCGAGACGGTCGCGCGCGTGACCGGCTGGAAGGAGATCGATTCCGAGCGCGCGGCCCGGATCGCGCTGGTCGTGCGCGCGAACTGCCGCGCCATCCTCGAAACCGATACCTCCGAGGAGGACGGATGA
- a CDS encoding heme-binding protein, which translates to MYVENAKRLTLAGARRMMAAAMAKAEAAHVPISAAIVDAGGHMILLERMDGGRFHTVHSSTTKAVCAASNRRPTSARGAQGQDLDTVHALGLALAAGPERWTATEGGYPIIVDGECIGGIGVSGGTWEFDDALARLALEAIGATLVFDGK; encoded by the coding sequence ATGTACGTCGAGAATGCGAAGCGTCTGACGCTTGCGGGCGCACGCAGGATGATGGCCGCCGCCATGGCCAAGGCCGAAGCCGCGCACGTTCCCATTTCCGCTGCGATCGTCGATGCCGGCGGGCACATGATCCTGCTCGAGCGCATGGACGGCGGCCGCTTCCATACCGTCCATTCCTCCACCACCAAGGCGGTCTGCGCCGCCTCCAACCGGCGGCCGACCTCGGCCCGGGGCGCACAGGGCCAGGACCTCGACACCGTGCACGCGCTGGGGCTCGCGCTGGCGGCCGGCCCGGAACGTTGGACCGCGACCGAGGGCGGCTACCCGATCATCGTCGATGGGGAGTGCATTGGAGGCATCGGAGTGAGCGGTGGCACCTGGGAATTCGACGACGCTCTGGCGCGGCTCGCGCTGGAGGCGATCGGCGCGACGTTGGTGTTCGACGGCAAATAG